Proteins co-encoded in one Rhopalosiphum maidis isolate BTI-1 chromosome 2, ASM367621v3, whole genome shotgun sequence genomic window:
- the LOC113553155 gene encoding acyl-CoA-binding protein homolog has translation MATLQERFEAATEEVKTLTKRPTDVELLELYALFKQATVGDNDTSKPGMFDLKAKKKWEFWTNLKGTSKEDCQEKYIAKMEEFVVKYRD, from the exons cgTTTCGAAGCGGCCACCGAAGAAGTGAAAACGCTCACGAAGAGACCGACCGACGTCGAACTATTGGAACTGTACGCCCTCTTCAAGCAAGCCACAGTCGGAGACAACGACACCA gcaAACCCGGCATGTTTGATttgaaagcaaaaaaaaagtggGAGTTCTGGACCAATTTAAAAGGTACTTCCAAAGAAGACTGCCAAGAGAAATATATTGCAAAAATGGAAGAATTCGTTGTCAAATACAGGGAttga